DNA from Bdellovibrionales bacterium:
GAGCGTCCACACGGCAGTTACATGCAGTTTGGATCTGAGCTTTCGCACCAGTTGTTTGCAAGATCGCGCGCACTTGAGCACCTGTCAAAGATGCATCTTGAGCTTTCATCAAAGCAACCAAACCAGATACAAGCGGAGTTGCCATAGAAGTTCCAGACAAGTCGCCGTATTTGTTACCTGGCAAAGTAGAAGTGATGTTCAAGCCTGGAGAAGCCAAGTGAACTTTTGCAGTTCCGTAGTTTGACCAAGATGGTTTCTCATCGTTAGGGCCAGAAGCCGCAACAGTGATTGAATTCGGCAAACCGTTGTTCGCAGGATATACTTCAGTCGTATCGTTGTTTTTACCATCGTTCGCTGCAGCAGCGACGAAGATCAAACCAGCGTCATCAGCGCGTTTTACTGCCTCAAGCAATGGCTGAGCCGTCGCGCGAGGAACAGAAGCACCCCAAGAAGCAGAGATCACTTGAACTTTGTTAGCGATCGCATAGTCGATAGCTTTGATCGCGTTGTTCAAGTCACCGGATCCGTTTTCAGTCAAGAAACGAAGAGGCATGATAGAAACTTCAGGGCTGATACCGACGATACCACCATCAATAACACCCGTCGCGCCAATCACACCCGCACAGTGAGTCCCGTGACCAGGGTTTTGGAAACCAGTTTTATCCATTGGATCGTTGTCGTTTTCAGCAAAGTCATAACCTTGAACCATGTTTGGTTTCAAAGCATCGTGATTGTAATCAACACCCGTGTCGATCACTGCCACAAGAACGTTCTTGCTGCCTTTGTTACCAGCACGTTGCCATGCCTGTTCAACTTGCACTTTTGCATTGGCCCATTGATTTTTCAAAGCCATCATATCCATTGGCGCTGAGAAAGTGTGCAATTTGAAGTTTGGCACAACGTATTCAATTGCTGGATTTTTCAACAATGAAGCCAAAGTTGCCGCTTCATTTTGCTTATTGATATCTACTTTAACCAAACGGCCGATAGTGTGGTTGTCCAACACTTG
Protein-coding regions in this window:
- a CDS encoding S8 family serine peptidase gives rise to the protein MKRILFVSALLVSTQVFAGEYLVKYRNTSAYSTLSTLSYSNQIQVLDNHTIGRLVKVDINKQNEAATLASLLKNPAIEYVVPNFKLHTFSAPMDMMALKNQWANAKVQVEQAWQRAGNKGSKNVLVAVIDTGVDYNHDALKPNMVQGYDFAENDNDPMDKTGFQNPGHGTHCAGVIGATGVIDGGIVGISPEVSIMPLRFLTENGSGDLNNAIKAIDYAIANKVQVISASWGASVPRATAQPLLEAVKRADDAGLIFVAAAANDGKNNDTTEVYPANNGLPNSITVAASGPNDEKPSWSNYGTAKVHLASPGLNITSTLPGNKYGDLSGTSMATPLVSGLVALMKAQDASLTGAQVRAILQTTGAKAQIQTACNCRVDALAAVDAVISKKMTLVPAAATIGSGEKINFQVWHGTAPFTFTSSNSSVASVNNNGELTGMSNGTTVVTVTDSTGKTAATLNINVGAGSSQPAPQPTPPSNPGNPGQPPAPPDPNPPSNPPPSNPPPSNPPGNPGNPGQPGQCPLGDPMICQIICQLEPSLPFCGTP